Proteins encoded in a region of the Geobacillus genomosp. 3 genome:
- a CDS encoding cbb3-type cytochrome c oxidase subunit I — MEANVRKMTAWYMLVSGVAILLMMVLGLFMLLAQGNMIPLGQDTFYEMMTAHGTFMIGAAAFAASAVMWYFLRQYVPLSFPIFVAHFVLFLTGAAITAVSIFVFRFAGAWTFLYPLPAMSAGMWGKAGASLYLIGMLLIGVSFLLLYLDTSRAIIRQYGSLGNGLGWPQILGKAKGYGPPPTVVASTMVSIVNLVSLTAGASVLVMSLINLFQPSIEIDPLLAKNLIYAFGHIFANSVIYMGVIAVYEILPKYTNRPWKSYKIFLIAWNMSTLFTIIIYPHHLLMDFAMPKWMLIIGQVFSYLNGLPVLVVTAFGALMIVYRSGIEWDMASSFIFLSMFGWVAGVMPAIADATIVINHVMHNTKWVPGHFHMYMGIGAVSMLFGFMYYLIRESRSSVGYADMVSFWVYAIFFLSLCGTFLFSGKVSAPRRWAVHFPEWVPYDRMGAMFAVAIIAAVSVFLYRFSVSVIPARVAKDVEAGPYA; from the coding sequence ATGGAAGCGAACGTTCGGAAGATGACCGCGTGGTATATGCTTGTAAGCGGTGTTGCGATCTTGCTTATGATGGTGTTGGGTCTGTTCATGCTGCTTGCGCAAGGGAACATGATCCCGCTTGGACAAGATACGTTTTATGAAATGATGACCGCCCATGGCACGTTTATGATCGGCGCGGCGGCGTTTGCGGCGTCGGCCGTGATGTGGTACTTCTTGCGCCAGTATGTCCCGTTGTCGTTCCCCATTTTCGTCGCCCACTTTGTGTTGTTTTTAACGGGAGCGGCTATTACTGCCGTCAGCATTTTTGTTTTCCGTTTTGCCGGAGCCTGGACGTTTTTGTACCCGCTGCCGGCCATGTCCGCCGGTATGTGGGGGAAAGCAGGGGCGAGTTTGTACTTGATCGGCATGCTGCTCATTGGTGTTAGCTTTTTGCTTCTATATCTTGACACCTCAAGAGCCATTATTCGCCAGTACGGCAGTCTTGGGAACGGCCTTGGCTGGCCGCAAATTCTCGGAAAAGCAAAAGGCTATGGGCCGCCGCCGACCGTTGTGGCGAGCACGATGGTGTCGATCGTCAACCTCGTTTCCTTGACGGCCGGCGCCAGCGTCTTAGTGATGAGCTTGATCAATTTGTTCCAACCATCTATTGAGATCGATCCATTGCTCGCGAAAAACTTGATTTACGCCTTTGGACATATTTTCGCCAACTCGGTCATTTACATGGGAGTCATTGCGGTCTACGAAATTTTGCCGAAATATACGAACCGGCCGTGGAAATCGTACAAAATTTTTCTGATCGCCTGGAACATGTCGACATTGTTTACGATCATTATTTATCCGCACCATTTATTGATGGACTTTGCCATGCCGAAATGGATGTTGATTATCGGCCAGGTGTTCTCGTATTTAAACGGCTTGCCGGTTTTGGTCGTGACCGCTTTTGGCGCGTTGATGATCGTGTATCGGTCCGGCATTGAGTGGGATATGGCGTCAAGCTTCATTTTTCTTTCGATGTTCGGCTGGGTGGCGGGCGTCATGCCGGCCATTGCCGATGCGACCATCGTCATCAACCATGTCATGCACAACACGAAGTGGGTGCCGGGGCATTTCCACATGTATATGGGAATCGGCGCGGTGTCGATGTTGTTCGGTTTTATGTATTATCTCATCCGTGAGAGCAGAAGCAGCGTCGGTTATGCGGATATGGTGAGTTTCTGGGTTTATGCGATTTTCTTCCTCAGCTTGTGCGGTACGTTCCTGTTCTCCGGAAAGGTAAGCGCTCCGCGGCGCTGGGCGGTGCATTTCCCGGAATGGGTTCCGTATGATCGCATGGGGGCGATGTTTGCAGTGGCCATTATCGCTGCCGTTTCCGTATTCCTTTATCGGTTTTCCGTTTCCGTCATCCCTGCCCGGGTGGCAAAGGATGTCGAGGCGGGGCCGTATGCGTAA
- a CDS encoding branched-chain amino acid ABC transporter permease, whose translation MAAFEKRRLWLAVLAALALAFPLLVTNGYYLHMMTISFIWMIAVYGLNLFAGYTGYLSLAHAGFFAIGAYTLGILTVKVGLPFWGAFVLSAIFTSLLGLVIGLVALRTKEHFFAIYTLCVGYIIYLVIDKWDSLTGGVRGFIGIPAPADIGPLSFQTPVAQYYLVLFFLCAVMFVMYRLVYSLTGRTYIAIRNSEELALTLGISTMKNKLTSFVLSVFFTSLAGALYASFIRFLGPDIAYVTVMFDFLTYLLVGGIGTLAGPVVGTLLITFLSQQLQFLQDYRMLIFGPVLTLLIIFYPHGIAGGFIRLSAKRKETRRLQEEAKQTAAELAVSRQGRSERHVEEG comes from the coding sequence ATGGCCGCTTTCGAAAAACGACGCCTGTGGCTCGCTGTTCTTGCGGCGTTGGCGCTCGCCTTCCCGCTGCTTGTGACCAACGGCTATTACTTGCACATGATGACAATCTCCTTTATTTGGATGATCGCCGTTTACGGGTTGAATTTATTTGCCGGCTACACCGGTTATTTGTCGCTTGCCCACGCTGGATTTTTTGCCATTGGCGCTTATACGCTCGGCATTTTGACCGTAAAAGTCGGGTTGCCGTTTTGGGGGGCGTTCGTACTCTCGGCCATATTCACATCGCTGCTTGGCCTTGTCATCGGTCTTGTCGCCCTGCGGACGAAAGAGCACTTCTTCGCCATTTATACGCTCTGTGTCGGGTATATCATTTATTTAGTCATTGATAAATGGGACAGCTTAACGGGCGGAGTGCGCGGTTTCATCGGCATTCCGGCGCCCGCTGATATCGGGCCGCTGTCGTTTCAGACGCCGGTCGCCCAATATTATTTGGTGTTGTTTTTCTTGTGCGCGGTCATGTTTGTCATGTATCGGCTCGTCTATTCGTTGACAGGAAGGACGTATATCGCCATTCGCAACAGCGAGGAGCTCGCGTTGACGCTTGGCATCTCCACGATGAAAAACAAGCTCACCTCGTTCGTTTTGTCGGTTTTTTTCACATCGCTGGCCGGGGCGCTATACGCGTCTTTTATCCGTTTTCTCGGTCCGGATATCGCCTATGTCACTGTCATGTTTGACTTTTTAACATACTTGCTTGTCGGCGGCATCGGCACACTTGCCGGACCGGTTGTCGGCACGCTGCTGATCACGTTTTTATCGCAGCAGCTGCAGTTTTTGCAAGATTATCGGATGTTGATTTTCGGCCCTGTGCTGACGCTGCTGATCATCTTTTACCCGCACGGCATCGCGGGCGGGTTCATCCGTTTGAGCGCGAAGCGGAAGGAAACCCGCCGCCTTCAGGAGGAAGCAAAGCAAACCGCTGCTGAGCTGGCTGTTTCGCGACAAGGACGGAGCGAACGGCATGTCGAGGAGGGATGA
- a CDS encoding TetR/AcrR family transcriptional regulator, which produces MKEKLMEAGIELFDRKGFKETSVQEIVEAVGATKGAFYYYYKSKEELLRDICISYIEDLLNQQKRLLQEPKRSCTEKLHAIVYMVIRNIRTRKKSARIFFREMRHLTNDHLEEIRGKRRAFRKQYEQLIQEGIACGEFKPSLHAEMITFGLLGITNWSYYWFQPGGGVSEEELTDIYVDFILNGIRMPERPKR; this is translated from the coding sequence ATGAAAGAAAAATTGATGGAAGCCGGGATTGAACTATTTGACCGCAAAGGATTTAAAGAAACGTCCGTGCAGGAAATCGTCGAAGCGGTCGGGGCAACAAAAGGGGCGTTTTATTACTATTACAAAAGCAAAGAAGAATTGCTGCGCGATATATGCATCTCCTATATCGAAGATTTGCTTAACCAACAGAAGCGCCTGCTGCAGGAGCCAAAGAGGAGCTGTACAGAAAAACTGCACGCGATCGTCTATATGGTTATTCGCAACATTCGCACGCGGAAGAAAAGCGCCCGCATTTTCTTCCGCGAAATGCGGCATTTGACCAATGATCATTTGGAGGAAATCCGCGGGAAGCGGCGGGCGTTCCGCAAGCAGTATGAACAGCTTATTCAGGAAGGGATCGCCTGTGGCGAATTTAAGCCGTCGCTTCATGCGGAAATGATTACGTTCGGTCTGCTCGGCATCACGAATTGGAGTTACTACTGGTTTCAACCGGGCGGGGGTGTTTCGGAAGAGGAGCTAACCGACATTTACGTTGACTTCATTTTAAACGGCATTCGAATGCCAGAACGGCCCAAAAGGTAG
- a CDS encoding ABC transporter ATP-binding protein: MFLHVERLTKRFGGLSAVNDVTFSVEQGKVNAIIGPNGAGKSTFFNLISGLYRPTSGTITFQGRDITRLPANERAKLGIARTFQTTHLFEQSTVMDNVIIGHRLRTASNLVDAILRTKRHRREEQACKEKAMEVLDFVGLTDVADRLVANLSQEQKKRVAFALALATDPTLVLLDEPAAGVNPDETEGLEALIVKMVEGGLTVCLIEHKMSMIMKIADRIMVLNYGEKIAEGTPEEVQNNEAVIQAYLGGSTVA; this comes from the coding sequence ATGTTTTTACACGTCGAACGGTTGACGAAACGATTTGGCGGGTTGTCGGCGGTCAATGACGTCACGTTTTCCGTCGAACAAGGGAAGGTAAATGCCATCATCGGCCCGAACGGTGCTGGCAAATCAACGTTTTTCAATTTGATTAGCGGCCTGTATCGGCCGACATCCGGGACGATTACGTTCCAGGGGCGCGACATTACCCGCCTGCCGGCGAATGAACGGGCGAAACTCGGCATTGCCCGTACGTTTCAAACGACCCACTTGTTTGAACAGTCAACAGTCATGGATAACGTCATCATCGGTCACCGGCTCCGCACCGCATCAAATTTGGTTGATGCCATTTTGCGCACAAAACGACATCGCCGCGAGGAACAGGCGTGTAAAGAAAAGGCGATGGAAGTGCTCGATTTCGTTGGGTTGACCGATGTAGCGGATCGGCTCGTCGCCAACTTGTCGCAAGAACAGAAGAAGCGGGTGGCGTTTGCGCTCGCTCTGGCGACCGACCCGACACTCGTTTTGCTTGATGAGCCGGCTGCCGGCGTCAATCCGGACGAAACGGAAGGATTGGAAGCGCTGATCGTCAAAATGGTTGAGGGTGGTCTGACCGTTTGTCTCATTGAGCATAAAATGTCGATGATTATGAAAATCGCTGACCGCATTATGGTGCTGAATTATGGCGAAAAAATTGCCGAAGGAACGCCGGAAGAAGTGCAAAACAACGAGGCGGTCATTCAAGCGTATTTAGGGGGGAGTACTGTTGCTTGA
- a CDS encoding branched-chain amino acid ABC transporter permease, protein MELFIQQLLNGLTVGSVYSLVALGLTLVYGILHIPNFAHGALYMMGGYVTLTAMTKAGLPYGLAIVVSMVAVGLLGVLMERLVFYPLRDAPPLHDKIAAIGILLFLEAFAQFIWGADYQTMPTPYGNVVTVFGLTLTIQRILIIASTVVIMILLYLFLKKTFIGASIIAMAQNREGANLVGINTNKVAMMTFLLSGGLAALAASLASPINLVFPGMGHLVILKAFVIIILGGMGSIPGAIVGGYILGFSESLGATYVSNDYKDIIAFAILVIILTVKPNGLFAKEGH, encoded by the coding sequence ATGGAATTGTTTATCCAGCAGCTGTTAAACGGGCTGACGGTTGGAAGCGTTTACAGTCTTGTTGCCTTAGGATTGACGCTCGTCTATGGTATTTTGCATATCCCAAATTTTGCCCACGGCGCGCTGTATATGATGGGCGGCTATGTGACGCTCACCGCCATGACGAAAGCCGGGCTGCCGTATGGCTTGGCCATTGTTGTGTCGATGGTGGCGGTCGGCCTGCTTGGCGTCTTGATGGAGCGGCTGGTATTTTATCCACTCCGTGACGCACCGCCGCTTCATGACAAAATTGCGGCGATTGGCATTTTGCTGTTTTTGGAAGCGTTCGCTCAATTCATCTGGGGGGCGGATTATCAGACGATGCCGACGCCGTACGGCAATGTCGTCACTGTTTTCGGCTTGACCTTGACGATTCAACGCATCCTCATCATCGCATCCACTGTTGTGATCATGATCTTGCTTTACCTCTTCTTAAAAAAGACGTTCATCGGTGCCTCGATCATTGCAATGGCGCAAAACCGCGAAGGGGCGAATTTAGTCGGCATTAACACAAACAAGGTCGCCATGATGACGTTTCTTCTTTCCGGCGGTCTGGCAGCGCTTGCCGCTTCGCTTGCTTCGCCGATCAACCTCGTGTTTCCCGGCATGGGCCATCTTGTCATCTTGAAAGCGTTCGTCATTATTATTCTCGGCGGCATGGGAAGCATTCCCGGCGCGATTGTCGGCGGTTATATTTTAGGTTTCAGCGAAAGCTTAGGGGCGACGTACGTATCCAATGACTATAAAGACATTATTGCTTTCGCCATTCTTGTCATCATTTTAACGGTCAAACCGAACGGATTGTTTGCCAAGGAGGGACATTGA
- the chrA gene encoding chromate efflux transporter codes for MVEVGQQATNRRRSIWEVGITALRLGLTSFGGPVAHLGYFYEEYVKRKKWIDDKTYADLVALCQFLPGPASSQVGIGIGFMRAGVWGALAAWLGFTLPSALALSLVAIWLQRASWDGGGWMHGLLLAAVAVVAQAVWEMARKFAAGRLEATLAVAAAAAVLLAPGAWSQVAVIVIAGVIGAAGLQKAGERPAAGVPPSTRRFTGLALLSLFATLLIVLPLARAWSHSPLLALADSFYRAGALVFGGGHVVLPLLEAEVVPQGWVAADQFLAGYSAAQAVPGPLFTFAAYIGMASFGWKGALVATMAIFLPSFLLVLGAFPFWHWLRHHPRFQAALAGINAAVVGILLAALYDPIWMKAVKGPADLAFVLGAFLLLSIWKWPAWAVVLVSFAGGWLRAWLG; via the coding sequence ATGGTTGAAGTGGGTCAACAGGCAACAAACCGCCGCCGCTCCATCTGGGAGGTTGGAATAACAGCGCTCCGCCTCGGCTTGACGTCGTTTGGCGGGCCGGTGGCCCATCTCGGTTATTTTTATGAAGAATATGTAAAACGAAAAAAGTGGATCGACGACAAAACGTATGCCGATCTCGTCGCTCTATGTCAGTTTCTCCCTGGGCCGGCAAGCAGCCAGGTCGGCATCGGCATCGGATTTATGCGCGCCGGTGTTTGGGGGGCGCTTGCCGCCTGGCTTGGGTTTACGTTGCCGTCAGCGCTCGCCCTCAGTCTTGTTGCCATTTGGCTGCAACGTGCTTCTTGGGACGGGGGCGGCTGGATGCATGGGTTGTTGTTGGCGGCCGTAGCAGTCGTAGCGCAAGCCGTATGGGAGATGGCGCGCAAATTCGCCGCCGGCCGCCTTGAGGCAACGCTTGCGGTCGCGGCGGCGGCGGCCGTCCTTCTTGCGCCGGGGGCGTGGAGCCAAGTAGCGGTAATCGTCATAGCGGGAGTGATCGGTGCAGCCGGGCTGCAAAAGGCAGGGGAGCGGCCGGCTGCAGGCGTCCCACCGTCCACCCGTCGTTTCACGGGGCTGGCGCTGCTTTCGTTGTTTGCCACCTTGCTGATCGTTCTGCCGCTTGCCCGCGCATGGAGCCATTCACCGCTTTTGGCGTTGGCCGACAGCTTTTACCGCGCCGGGGCGCTTGTGTTTGGCGGCGGTCATGTTGTGTTGCCGCTCTTAGAAGCGGAAGTGGTGCCACAAGGATGGGTTGCCGCTGACCAGTTTTTAGCCGGCTACAGCGCCGCCCAAGCCGTTCCCGGCCCACTGTTTACATTTGCCGCCTACATCGGGATGGCCAGCTTCGGCTGGAAAGGGGCGCTCGTCGCTACCATGGCGATTTTTCTTCCGTCTTTTTTGCTTGTGCTCGGCGCCTTTCCGTTTTGGCATTGGCTTCGCCACCATCCGCGTTTCCAAGCGGCGCTTGCCGGCATTAACGCCGCTGTAGTCGGGATTTTGCTTGCGGCACTGTATGACCCGATTTGGATGAAAGCGGTGAAAGGTCCGGCTGATCTGGCGTTCGTGCTTGGTGCTTTTCTTCTCCTTTCCATTTGGAAGTGGCCGGCATGGGCGGTCGTCCTTGTTTCGTTCGCCGGCGGATGGCTGCGCGCTTGGCTTGGCTGA
- a CDS encoding ABC transporter ATP-binding protein: MLEVTNVSVRYGSFTAIRDVTFSVRPGEIAVLLGANGAGKSTLFRTISGLHKPAQGEISLDGERIDPLPPDRIVQRGVVQCAEGRKLFGRMSVYENLLMGAYVHRKDKEAIRQSIEHVYELFPILREKRNAPAGSLSGGQQQMLAIGRALMSRPKVLLLDEPSIGLAPLIVEQMFATIKQINEEGTTILLAEQNAHAALSIAHHGYVFENGTIVASGTKDELLANDDVRKAYIGT; the protein is encoded by the coding sequence TTGCTTGAGGTGACGAACGTGTCTGTCCGCTATGGCAGTTTCACGGCGATTCGCGATGTGACGTTTTCTGTCAGGCCAGGGGAAATTGCGGTGTTGCTTGGTGCCAACGGGGCGGGGAAAAGCACGCTGTTTCGCACGATCAGCGGACTGCATAAACCAGCGCAAGGGGAAATCTCCCTCGACGGGGAGCGCATTGACCCGCTCCCTCCTGATCGGATTGTGCAGCGCGGTGTCGTACAATGCGCCGAGGGGCGCAAACTGTTTGGCCGCATGAGTGTGTATGAAAATTTGCTCATGGGAGCCTATGTCCACCGGAAGGACAAAGAGGCCATCCGCCAGTCGATCGAACATGTATATGAACTGTTCCCGATCTTGCGTGAAAAGCGAAACGCACCGGCCGGATCGCTAAGCGGCGGACAGCAGCAAATGCTCGCCATCGGCCGCGCCTTAATGTCGCGCCCGAAAGTGTTGCTGCTTGATGAGCCGTCCATTGGGCTCGCCCCGCTCATTGTCGAGCAAATGTTTGCGACGATTAAACAAATTAATGAGGAAGGGACGACGATTTTGCTCGCCGAACAAAATGCCCATGCGGCGCTGTCCATCGCCCATCACGGCTACGTGTTTGAAAACGGGACGATCGTCGCTTCGGGGACGAAGGATGAACTGCTCGCCAACGACGACGTCCGCAAGGCATATATTGGCACATAA
- a CDS encoding ABC transporter substrate-binding protein, with translation MKKRKWSIAALMTAIMMFMLAACNSSTTNHNADGTNSGGGDNVVNIGYSGPLSGPAAYYGERTLNGVKMAAEEINESGGFEVNGKTYKLNIVSLDDKYLPNETAANAKRLVQEHRTPIIFTPHSGGVMALQVFNQTDNFIIAAYTSEPKITETGNKLTIRIPPRYDGYIPTFTDYVMKRFGKKLAALPTATQYGKDWTEKLLPYWEKQGGEVVYNTSIDFTKDTDFFTIITNALKEKPDVLFIGGPSEPTAKVAKQARELGFKGGFIIMDQAKLDEMQRTIGSYEMLEGAIGVMPLIESKEPGAPQFVENYRAKYNAEPSSESAYNYLALYAFVEAMKAAGTVDDPATIREHMNEGLKNIPKEKQVYVVPNVGEDGGFESKIIVAAVENGKVVPIELIK, from the coding sequence GTGAAAAAACGAAAATGGTCGATTGCAGCGTTGATGACAGCCATCATGATGTTTATGCTTGCGGCATGCAACAGCTCGACAACGAACCATAACGCCGACGGAACTAACAGCGGTGGGGGCGACAACGTCGTCAATATTGGTTACAGCGGCCCGCTAAGCGGCCCGGCCGCCTACTACGGGGAGCGGACGTTAAACGGTGTGAAAATGGCGGCGGAAGAAATCAATGAGAGTGGTGGATTTGAAGTAAACGGCAAAACATATAAACTCAATATCGTGTCATTGGATGACAAATATTTGCCAAATGAAACGGCGGCAAATGCGAAACGGCTCGTCCAAGAGCATCGTACACCGATTATCTTCACCCCGCACAGCGGGGGCGTCATGGCGCTGCAAGTGTTCAACCAAACGGATAATTTCATCATTGCCGCTTATACAAGCGAGCCAAAAATCACAGAAACAGGAAACAAGCTGACAATCCGCATTCCGCCGCGCTATGACGGCTACATTCCGACCTTTACAGACTATGTGATGAAGCGCTTTGGCAAAAAATTGGCCGCTTTGCCGACAGCGACGCAATACGGGAAAGACTGGACAGAAAAACTGTTGCCATATTGGGAAAAACAAGGCGGAGAAGTTGTTTATAACACATCGATTGACTTCACGAAAGACACTGACTTTTTCACGATTATCACGAATGCCTTGAAAGAAAAACCGGATGTGTTGTTTATCGGCGGACCGTCGGAGCCGACGGCGAAAGTGGCGAAGCAGGCGCGGGAACTAGGGTTTAAAGGCGGCTTTATCATTATGGACCAAGCGAAGCTCGATGAAATGCAACGGACGATCGGTTCTTATGAGATGCTTGAAGGCGCGATCGGCGTTATGCCGCTTATTGAGTCGAAAGAGCCGGGAGCCCCGCAGTTTGTGGAAAACTATCGGGCAAAGTACAATGCCGAACCAAGCTCAGAATCCGCCTACAACTATTTAGCTCTTTACGCCTTTGTGGAAGCGATGAAGGCAGCCGGCACGGTTGATGACCCAGCCACCATTCGCGAACATATGAACGAAGGATTGAAAAACATCCCGAAAGAAAAGCAAGTATATGTCGTTCCGAATGTCGGCGAAGACGGCGGCTTTGAATCGAAAATTATCGTTGCAGCGGTGGAAAATGGAAAAGTTGTGCCGATTGAGTTAATAAAATAA
- a CDS encoding cytochrome-c oxidase produces MYQQAAWIISIILILFVIFVFLYVVAHSGRRTDYEPIQRKGYRIRNVWFLAVIAAMGLATFYTLRDLPFEKPAHAADSTVVQVKARQFGFVLSQNEFRVGEPIAFQVTSEDVNHGVGIYDERMELLAQTQAMPKYTNTIYYTFDKPGTYQVLCLEYCGIGHHVMVATITVAPAEEGKGN; encoded by the coding sequence ATGTACCAACAAGCCGCTTGGATCATCTCCATTATTCTCATTTTGTTTGTCATCTTCGTTTTTTTGTACGTTGTCGCCCATTCTGGCCGACGCACCGACTATGAGCCGATCCAGCGAAAGGGCTACCGCATTCGGAATGTATGGTTTTTGGCCGTTATTGCGGCCATGGGCCTGGCGACGTTTTATACGCTGCGCGATTTGCCGTTTGAAAAGCCGGCGCACGCCGCCGATTCGACCGTGGTTCAAGTAAAAGCGCGACAGTTTGGTTTTGTGCTGAGCCAAAACGAGTTTCGTGTCGGTGAGCCGATCGCCTTTCAAGTGACGAGCGAGGATGTCAACCACGGGGTCGGCATTTATGATGAACGCATGGAGCTGCTTGCTCAAACGCAGGCCATGCCGAAGTATACAAATACGATTTACTACACGTTTGACAAGCCAGGAACTTATCAAGTTCTTTGTTTAGAATATTGCGGCATCGGCCACCATGTGATGGTTGCGACGATCACCGTCGCCCCGGCCGAAGAAGGGAAGGGGAACTAA
- a CDS encoding COX15/CtaA family protein: MKSLAFWAVAVTCFLIVFGGYVASSNSGMGCGPDWPLCNGVLVPVLKGATLIEYAHRLIGALLAVLTGVLCLHLWRFPRRGADRIASAATVGLLTVQIMLGAFVVWFDLPPAIVTIHFLMAFLFLGCLLWIWRNVPYSSFAPLPTSAPTEAKRHARVLLVFFTTTLLLGAYVKHQHYGLACGWLACGESIWPSSKAQMWQTAHRAAATATVLYTIWTAFIAHRRGWGRPLKRRLLLAAAVGLLQAALGVGTIESGLHLPWAVVHLAGGTWLALLLIDLCICLHLPAIAAAKSTPSLSISGRS; the protein is encoded by the coding sequence ATGAAATCGTTGGCTTTCTGGGCGGTGGCCGTCACTTGCTTTTTAATTGTCTTCGGCGGGTATGTGGCGTCCTCGAACTCGGGGATGGGGTGTGGTCCTGACTGGCCGCTTTGCAACGGGGTGCTCGTCCCGGTGTTGAAGGGGGCGACGCTGATTGAATACGCCCACCGGCTCATCGGGGCCTTGTTAGCCGTCTTAACCGGGGTGCTTTGCCTCCACTTATGGCGTTTCCCCCGGCGCGGAGCGGACCGCATCGCTTCAGCGGCGACGGTTGGCTTGCTTACGGTGCAGATTATGCTCGGCGCCTTTGTTGTTTGGTTTGACCTCCCGCCTGCTATTGTAACCATCCATTTTCTTATGGCGTTTCTTTTTTTAGGCTGCCTTCTTTGGATTTGGCGGAATGTCCCTTATTCTTCTTTTGCACCTTTGCCGACATCCGCCCCGACAGAGGCGAAACGGCATGCCCGTGTTCTTTTGGTTTTTTTCACAACCACGCTGCTGCTCGGGGCGTATGTGAAGCACCAACATTACGGCCTAGCATGTGGATGGTTGGCATGCGGAGAATCAATTTGGCCATCAAGTAAAGCACAAATGTGGCAAACGGCGCATCGGGCCGCTGCCACAGCTACGGTGTTGTATACAATTTGGACAGCTTTTATTGCGCACCGGCGCGGCTGGGGGCGCCCGCTGAAGCGGCGCCTCCTTTTGGCGGCAGCGGTCGGGCTGCTGCAAGCGGCCTTGGGTGTCGGCACAATCGAAAGCGGCCTTCATCTACCGTGGGCGGTCGTTCATTTAGCGGGCGGCACATGGCTGGCGCTGCTGTTGATCGATCTATGCATCTGTTTGCATCTGCCGGCTATTGCAGCGGCAAAATCAACCCCGTCGTTGTCCATTTCTGGGCGATCATGA
- a CDS encoding SCO family protein produces MRKTAAILFALMFGIGLLWYGTDGFQAFTSETARRLAILQEPKPLPVVHLEDQSGHTFSWPGRDGKWKLATFMYTQCGDICPVIEMNLRRVYDAVHRSSPGEPLEFFSISFDNKRDTPEMLQHHAHHYGADGVTWRMARVPDDGELKQLLNALGVIVIPDGRGGYEHNAAFYLINEQGRIVRIFDYNNPEMVSAELVRLLEDETSKVVKP; encoded by the coding sequence ATGCGTAAGACGGCGGCGATCCTCTTCGCACTTATGTTCGGGATTGGGCTTCTTTGGTACGGGACGGACGGGTTTCAGGCGTTCACGAGCGAAACCGCCCGCCGCCTCGCTATCTTGCAAGAGCCAAAACCGCTTCCAGTTGTGCATCTTGAAGATCAATCCGGTCATACGTTTTCTTGGCCCGGTCGTGATGGCAAGTGGAAGTTGGCCACCTTTATGTACACGCAATGCGGCGATATTTGCCCGGTCATCGAGATGAACTTGCGCCGCGTCTATGACGCGGTGCACCGCTCTTCGCCTGGTGAACCCCTTGAGTTTTTCAGCATTAGCTTCGACAACAAACGCGACACGCCGGAGATGTTGCAGCATCACGCTCACCACTACGGAGCAGACGGCGTTACATGGCGCATGGCCCGTGTGCCGGATGACGGGGAACTGAAACAATTATTAAACGCGCTCGGTGTCATTGTGATCCCGGACGGACGGGGCGGATACGAACATAACGCGGCCTTTTATTTGATCAATGAGCAGGGGCGGATCGTCCGTATTTTTGACTACAACAATCCAGAAATGGTCAGCGCGGAGTTGGTCCGCCTGCTCGAGGACGAAACATCCAAGGTGGTGAAACCATGA
- a CDS encoding OsmC family protein — translation MNVRTMATNGLIAAVYIAMTALIQPFGFTWSGEGVRSVADINGKQVIIDEPPSLGGTDQGPNPVELVLAALGGCINVLVSLFASHHEVELKKVQVHVEGDLDPDGFMEKADVRPGFLEIRYHIDIDSPSDPKNVQALIEHVERVCPVKDTLRGVPTVPITNQTTS, via the coding sequence ATGAACGTTCGAACGATGGCGACAAACGGTTTGATTGCCGCCGTGTATATTGCGATGACGGCACTCATTCAGCCATTTGGCTTTACATGGTCTGGCGAAGGAGTACGCTCGGTGGCTGACATTAACGGCAAACAAGTCATCATTGACGAACCTCCATCCTTGGGAGGAACCGATCAAGGGCCGAATCCCGTAGAGCTGGTCCTAGCCGCACTAGGCGGTTGCATCAATGTGCTAGTCTCTCTGTTTGCCAGCCATCACGAGGTCGAACTGAAGAAAGTTCAAGTACACGTAGAAGGAGATTTAGATCCCGATGGCTTTATGGAGAAAGCGGACGTTCGGCCTGGATTCTTAGAAATTCGCTACCATATTGATATTGACTCTCCTTCCGACCCAAAAAATGTCCAAGCTTTGATCGAACACGTTGAACGTGTCTGCCCGGTAAAAGACACCCTAAGGGGCGTACCCACAGTACCTATAACGAATCAAACTACGTCATAA